The following are encoded together in the Zingiber officinale cultivar Zhangliang chromosome 8A, Zo_v1.1, whole genome shotgun sequence genome:
- the LOC122008513 gene encoding cytochrome b6-f complex iron-sulfur subunit, chloroplastic-like isoform X3 → MASTTLSTASAPSQQLSSAKNGIFAPSQSLLSKRALPSPGKERRGKITCQATSISADRVPDMGKRQLMNLLLLGAVSLPTATMLVPYAAFFVPPGSGGSGTGTVAKDALGNDVLASAWVKTHGPGDRTLTQGLKGDPTYLVVEDNKTIATYGINGVCTHLGCVVPWNSAEKKFVCPCHGSQYNSQGRVVRGPAPLSLALAHVDIDDDKVIFVPWVETDFRTGEEPWWA, encoded by the exons ATGGCCTCCACCACTCTCTCCACCGCCTCCGCCCCATCTCAG CAGCTCTCCTCGGCTAAAAATGGCATCTTTGCGCCGTCGCAGTCGCTCCTGAGCAAGCGGGCGCTCCCCAGTCCGGGGAAGGAGCGGAGGGGGAAGATCACCTGCCAGGCGACCAGCATCTCAGCTGACAGAGTGCCGGACATGGGAAAGAGGCAGCTcatgaaccttcttctcctcggcGCCGTGTCGCTGCCCACCGCGACGATGCTGGTTCCCTACGCCGCCTTCTTCGTGCCCCCAGG TTCAGGAGGATCGGGCACTGGAACTGTAGCTAAAGATGCGCTTGGAAACGATGTTCTTGCGTCCGCGTGGGTCAAAACTCATGGCCCTGGTGATAGAACCCTAACTCAGGGTTTAAAG GGAGACCCTACTTATCTTGTTGTGGAGGATAACAAAACTATTGCAACCTATGGCATTAATGGTGTTTGCACCCATCTTGGTTGTGTTGTTCCATGGAATTCTGCCGAGAAGAAATTCGTTTGCCCTTGCCATGGATCACAGTACAACAGCCAAGGCAGAGTCGTGAGAGGACCCGCGCCTTTG TCTTTGGCTTTGGCGCATGTTGATATCGACGATGATAAGGTTATCTTCGTACCGTGGGTGGAAACAGATTTTAGAACAGGGGAAGAGCCATGGTGGGCTTAA
- the LOC122008513 gene encoding cytochrome b6-f complex iron-sulfur subunit, chloroplastic-like isoform X1: MASTTLSTASAPSQLSSAKNGIFAPSQSLLSKRALPSPGKERRGKITCQATSISADRVPDMGKRQLMNLLLLGAVSLPTATMLVPYAAFFVPPGSGGSGTGTVAKDALGNDVLASAWVKTHGPGDRTLTQGLKGDPTYLVVEDNKTIATYGINGVCTHLGCVVPWNSAEKKFVCPCHGSQYNSQGRVVRGPAPLSLALAHVDIDDDKVIFVPWVETDFRTGEEPWWA, from the exons ATGGCCTCCACCACTCTCTCCACCGCCTCCGCCCCATCTCAG CTCTCCTCGGCTAAAAATGGCATCTTTGCGCCGTCGCAGTCGCTCCTGAGCAAGCGGGCGCTCCCCAGTCCGGGGAAGGAGCGGAGGGGGAAGATCACCTGCCAGGCGACCAGCATCTCAGCTGACAGAGTGCCGGACATGGGAAAGAGGCAGCTcatgaaccttcttctcctcggcGCCGTGTCGCTGCCCACCGCGACGATGCTGGTTCCCTACGCCGCCTTCTTCGTGCCCCCAGG TTCAGGAGGATCGGGCACTGGAACTGTAGCTAAAGATGCGCTTGGAAACGATGTTCTTGCGTCCGCGTGGGTCAAAACTCATGGCCCTGGTGATAGAACCCTAACTCAGGGTTTAAAG GGAGACCCTACTTATCTTGTTGTGGAGGATAACAAAACTATTGCAACCTATGGCATTAATGGTGTTTGCACCCATCTTGGTTGTGTTGTTCCATGGAATTCTGCCGAGAAGAAATTCGTTTGCCCTTGCCATGGATCACAGTACAACAGCCAAGGCAGAGTCGTGAGAGGACCCGCGCCTTTG TCTTTGGCTTTGGCGCATGTTGATATCGACGATGATAAGGTTATCTTCGTACCGTGGGTGGAAACAGATTTTAGAACAGGGGAAGAGCCATGGTGGGCTTAA
- the LOC122008513 gene encoding cytochrome b6-f complex iron-sulfur subunit, chloroplastic-like isoform X2: MASTTLSTASAPSQSLLSKRALPSPGKERRGKITCQATSISADRVPDMGKRQLMNLLLLGAVSLPTATMLVPYAAFFVPPGSGGSGTGTVAKDALGNDVLASAWVKTHGPGDRTLTQGLKGDPTYLVVEDNKTIATYGINGVCTHLGCVVPWNSAEKKFVCPCHGSQYNSQGRVVRGPAPLSLALAHVDIDDDKVIFVPWVETDFRTGEEPWWA; the protein is encoded by the exons ATGGCCTCCACCACTCTCTCCACCGCCTCCGCCCCATCTCAG TCGCTCCTGAGCAAGCGGGCGCTCCCCAGTCCGGGGAAGGAGCGGAGGGGGAAGATCACCTGCCAGGCGACCAGCATCTCAGCTGACAGAGTGCCGGACATGGGAAAGAGGCAGCTcatgaaccttcttctcctcggcGCCGTGTCGCTGCCCACCGCGACGATGCTGGTTCCCTACGCCGCCTTCTTCGTGCCCCCAGG TTCAGGAGGATCGGGCACTGGAACTGTAGCTAAAGATGCGCTTGGAAACGATGTTCTTGCGTCCGCGTGGGTCAAAACTCATGGCCCTGGTGATAGAACCCTAACTCAGGGTTTAAAG GGAGACCCTACTTATCTTGTTGTGGAGGATAACAAAACTATTGCAACCTATGGCATTAATGGTGTTTGCACCCATCTTGGTTGTGTTGTTCCATGGAATTCTGCCGAGAAGAAATTCGTTTGCCCTTGCCATGGATCACAGTACAACAGCCAAGGCAGAGTCGTGAGAGGACCCGCGCCTTTG TCTTTGGCTTTGGCGCATGTTGATATCGACGATGATAAGGTTATCTTCGTACCGTGGGTGGAAACAGATTTTAGAACAGGGGAAGAGCCATGGTGGGCTTAA